A stretch of Labrus mixtus chromosome 7, fLabMix1.1, whole genome shotgun sequence DNA encodes these proteins:
- the dyrk3 gene encoding dual specificity tyrosine-phosphorylation-regulated kinase 3 isoform X2, which produces MRTDHILKDEADTNSPSGLPPMPKHTVVSNKAVMRDQVTARGSQLKVKYLYEDSSNNRKINAITTATTQNSGTTGQTPSKPAPVSSLSKEHSVDSTESSKGSSESSGPQGVGNSGKLCGPLSPDQALRLYRSQLSTLEHTEIHSYPDIYFVGPNAKKRPAVAGGNNNCGYDDEQGGYIHVPHDHLAYRYEFLKIIGKGSFGQVAKVYDHKLQQHLALKMVRNEKRFHRQAQEEIRILEHLRKQDRNGTMNVVHMLENFTFRNHICMTFELLSMNLYELIKRNKFQGFSLPLVRKFAHSILQCLEALNRHRIIHCDLKPENILLKQQGRSGIKVIDFGSSCFEHQRVYTYIQSRFYRAPEVILGSRYGLPIDMWSFGCILAELLTGYPMFPGEDEGDQLACVMELLGMPPQKVLEQAKRAKNFINSKGHPRYCGANTLPTGATVLTGSRSRRGKMRGPPGSKEWSAALKGCEDPTFTDFIKKCLDWDPSSRLTPSQALRHPWLYRRLPKPLPGTDKSQGATVKRLPEHHSTSFPSILAKGGTGLGTTAANNKLRSTMMGNSEEAIALRTVLPKLVS; this is translated from the exons ATGAGGACAGACCACATCCTGAAAGACGAAGCCGATACAAACAGTCCGTCTGGGCTGCCCCCTATGCCCAAACACACA GTTGTCAGTAACAAGGCTGTGATGAGGGATCAGGTAACTGCGCGAGGCAGCCAGCTGAAGGTCAAGTATCTATATGAAGACTCCAGCAACAACCGGAAGATCAATGCAATAACTACAGCGACCACTCAGAACAGTGGGACCACTGGTCAGACGCCCAGTAAACCAGCCCCCGTCTCCAGCCTGTCCAAGGAGCACAGTGTAGACAG CACTGAATCCAGTAAGGGCTCCAGTGAGTCGTCCGGCCCACAGGGAGTCGGTAACAGCGGGAAGCTGTGTGGCCCCCTTAGTCCTGATCAGGCACTCAGGCTGTACAGATCTCAGCTCTCCACGCTGGAGCACACAGAGATACACTCCTACCCGGACATCTACTTTGTTGGACCCAACGCCAAGAAGAGGCCCGCCGTTGCTGGGGGCAACAACAACTGTGGCTACGATGATGAGCAGGGCGGATACATTCATGTCCCTCATGACCATCTGGCTTATCGCTACGAGTTCCTCAAG ATTATTGGTAAAGGAAGCTTTGGCCAGGTTGCTAAGGTGTACGACCACAAGCTTCAGCAGCATCTAGCTCTAAAAATGGTGCGCAACGAGAAGCGTTTCCACCGGCAAGCGCAGGAGGAGATCCGCATCCTGGAGCATTTGCGCAAGCAGGATCGCAACGGCACCATGAATGTCGTGCACATGCTCGAAAACTTCACGTTCCGCAACCACATCTGCATGACCTTCGAGCTGCTCAGCATGAACTTGTACGAGCTCATCAAGCGCAACAAGTTCCAGGGCTTCAGTCTGCCACTGGTCAGGAAGTTTGCACACTCCATCCTGCAGTGCCTGGAGGCCCTGAACCGGCACAGGATCATCCACTGTGACCTCAAACCAGAGAACATCCTGCTCAAACAACAGGGACGCAGCGGTATCAAG GTGATCGACTTTGGCTCCAGCTGTTTCGAGCACCAACGGGTCTACACCTACATTCAGTCTCGTTTCTACCGGGCGCCAGAGGTGATCCTCGGATCGCGGTACGGCCTCCCCATCGACATGTGGAGCTTCGGCTGCATCCTCGCCGAGCTGCTCACCGGCTACCCCATGTTCCCGGGCGAGGACGAGGGCGACCAGCTGGCCTGCGTCATGGAGCTGCTCGGCATGCCTCCGCAGAAGGTCCTGGAGCAGGCCAAACGGGCGAAGAACTTCATCAACTCCAAGGGCCACCCCCGCTACTGCGGAGCCAACACGCTGCCCACGGGGGCCACCGTGCTGACGGGGTCCCGCTCACGGCGCGGCAAGATGAGAGGTCCTCCGGGCAGCAAGGAGTGGAGCGCGGCGTTAAAGGGCTGCGAGGACCCCACCTTTACTGACTTCATAAAGAAGTGTTTGGACTGGGACCCCTCGTCTCGACTCACCCCCAGCCAGGCTCTCAGACACCCGTGGCTGTATCGGCGTCTACCAAAGCCCCTACCCGGGACAGATAAGAGCCAAGGGGCCACTGTGAAACGACTCCCCGAGCACCACAGCACCTCCTTCCCCTCGATCCTGGCCAAAGGGGGAACTGGTTTAGGCACCACAGCGGCCAACAACAAACTGAGGAGCACCATGATGGGAAATTCTGAGGAGGCCATCGCTCTGCGCACGGTCCTACCCAAACTCGTCTCTTag
- the dyrk3 gene encoding dual specificity tyrosine-phosphorylation-regulated kinase 3 isoform X1 yields the protein MMIISRKPEGPIATARHGDGLYDSYMRTDHILKDEADTNSPSGLPPMPKHTVVSNKAVMRDQVTARGSQLKVKYLYEDSSNNRKINAITTATTQNSGTTGQTPSKPAPVSSLSKEHSVDSTESSKGSSESSGPQGVGNSGKLCGPLSPDQALRLYRSQLSTLEHTEIHSYPDIYFVGPNAKKRPAVAGGNNNCGYDDEQGGYIHVPHDHLAYRYEFLKIIGKGSFGQVAKVYDHKLQQHLALKMVRNEKRFHRQAQEEIRILEHLRKQDRNGTMNVVHMLENFTFRNHICMTFELLSMNLYELIKRNKFQGFSLPLVRKFAHSILQCLEALNRHRIIHCDLKPENILLKQQGRSGIKVIDFGSSCFEHQRVYTYIQSRFYRAPEVILGSRYGLPIDMWSFGCILAELLTGYPMFPGEDEGDQLACVMELLGMPPQKVLEQAKRAKNFINSKGHPRYCGANTLPTGATVLTGSRSRRGKMRGPPGSKEWSAALKGCEDPTFTDFIKKCLDWDPSSRLTPSQALRHPWLYRRLPKPLPGTDKSQGATVKRLPEHHSTSFPSILAKGGTGLGTTAANNKLRSTMMGNSEEAIALRTVLPKLVS from the exons ATGATGATAATAAGCAGAAAACCAGAGGGCCCAATAGCAACAG CACGCCACGGAGACGGCCTGTACGACTCTTACATGAGGACAGACCACATCCTGAAAGACGAAGCCGATACAAACAGTCCGTCTGGGCTGCCCCCTATGCCCAAACACACA GTTGTCAGTAACAAGGCTGTGATGAGGGATCAGGTAACTGCGCGAGGCAGCCAGCTGAAGGTCAAGTATCTATATGAAGACTCCAGCAACAACCGGAAGATCAATGCAATAACTACAGCGACCACTCAGAACAGTGGGACCACTGGTCAGACGCCCAGTAAACCAGCCCCCGTCTCCAGCCTGTCCAAGGAGCACAGTGTAGACAG CACTGAATCCAGTAAGGGCTCCAGTGAGTCGTCCGGCCCACAGGGAGTCGGTAACAGCGGGAAGCTGTGTGGCCCCCTTAGTCCTGATCAGGCACTCAGGCTGTACAGATCTCAGCTCTCCACGCTGGAGCACACAGAGATACACTCCTACCCGGACATCTACTTTGTTGGACCCAACGCCAAGAAGAGGCCCGCCGTTGCTGGGGGCAACAACAACTGTGGCTACGATGATGAGCAGGGCGGATACATTCATGTCCCTCATGACCATCTGGCTTATCGCTACGAGTTCCTCAAG ATTATTGGTAAAGGAAGCTTTGGCCAGGTTGCTAAGGTGTACGACCACAAGCTTCAGCAGCATCTAGCTCTAAAAATGGTGCGCAACGAGAAGCGTTTCCACCGGCAAGCGCAGGAGGAGATCCGCATCCTGGAGCATTTGCGCAAGCAGGATCGCAACGGCACCATGAATGTCGTGCACATGCTCGAAAACTTCACGTTCCGCAACCACATCTGCATGACCTTCGAGCTGCTCAGCATGAACTTGTACGAGCTCATCAAGCGCAACAAGTTCCAGGGCTTCAGTCTGCCACTGGTCAGGAAGTTTGCACACTCCATCCTGCAGTGCCTGGAGGCCCTGAACCGGCACAGGATCATCCACTGTGACCTCAAACCAGAGAACATCCTGCTCAAACAACAGGGACGCAGCGGTATCAAG GTGATCGACTTTGGCTCCAGCTGTTTCGAGCACCAACGGGTCTACACCTACATTCAGTCTCGTTTCTACCGGGCGCCAGAGGTGATCCTCGGATCGCGGTACGGCCTCCCCATCGACATGTGGAGCTTCGGCTGCATCCTCGCCGAGCTGCTCACCGGCTACCCCATGTTCCCGGGCGAGGACGAGGGCGACCAGCTGGCCTGCGTCATGGAGCTGCTCGGCATGCCTCCGCAGAAGGTCCTGGAGCAGGCCAAACGGGCGAAGAACTTCATCAACTCCAAGGGCCACCCCCGCTACTGCGGAGCCAACACGCTGCCCACGGGGGCCACCGTGCTGACGGGGTCCCGCTCACGGCGCGGCAAGATGAGAGGTCCTCCGGGCAGCAAGGAGTGGAGCGCGGCGTTAAAGGGCTGCGAGGACCCCACCTTTACTGACTTCATAAAGAAGTGTTTGGACTGGGACCCCTCGTCTCGACTCACCCCCAGCCAGGCTCTCAGACACCCGTGGCTGTATCGGCGTCTACCAAAGCCCCTACCCGGGACAGATAAGAGCCAAGGGGCCACTGTGAAACGACTCCCCGAGCACCACAGCACCTCCTTCCCCTCGATCCTGGCCAAAGGGGGAACTGGTTTAGGCACCACAGCGGCCAACAACAAACTGAGGAGCACCATGATGGGAAATTCTGAGGAGGCCATCGCTCTGCGCACGGTCCTACCCAAACTCGTCTCTTag